Within the Butyrivibrio sp. AE3004 genome, the region TCTTAGACCATATAAAAGCCGGACGCAGCATGCAGATTTACCATCACCTTGGTCTTGATAAACTTGACTGTACTGTTGCAATTATAAAAAATGCCAAGAGTAATGTAATGGGCAAGAAGGACATTCTTAAAGTTGAATGTGATATAGATACTCTTAATCTTGATGTTCTGGCTTTCATAGACCACAGCATCACGGTTAATGTAATAAAAGAAGGAGAAATTGTTGAAAAGAGAGCACTCTTCCTTCCTCATGAGATCTCAAATGTCATAAAATGCCATAATCCCCGCTGTATTACCTCTATCGAGCAGGGATTACCTCATATCTTCTATCTTGCAGATGAAGAAAAAGAAATTTATCGTTGCAAATACTGCGACGAAAAATACACCGAAGGTGATAAAAGGTAAGCAGCGAAGCTATCCATTTGGAAATGCCTGTTTTCATCTGCGGTGTGATTTCTAAAACTTATAAAGCAGCAAATGCCTCATTTCGAAGTTGCTCAAAGCAATCGGCATTTGCTGCTTTCTTTATTAATGTATGTAAAAACTCAGTTACCACATTCGACACTGATTTCATTAAACAGATGCATTATCTGCTCCGGGTTCATCTTTTTCTTATCCTCTCCGGACTTATCAAGGATGACTGATCCTTCATGCATCATGAGAAGTCTGTCGCCGTACTGCGTGGCATAACGAAGATTGTGAGTTACCATGATAGTGGTCACCTTTTTCTCTCTTACTATTTTCTCAGTAAGTTCCATTATTATGTCTGCAGTCTTAGGATCCAGAGCTGCTGTATGCTCATCAAGAATCAAAAACTCAAGCGGAGTCATCGTACTCATCAAAAGAGCTACCGCCTGACGCTGTCCACCTGATAATGAACCAACCTTTGTATAAAGCTTATCCTCTAATCCGAGACCGAGACTTTTTAACAGCTCTCTGTAATAATCCTTACGCTTGTGATTAACTCCCGGCTGAAGACCAAAAATCTTGCCCTTGTTATCGGCAATCGACATATTTTCAAGTATGTTCATAGAGGGGCAGGTTCCCTTGGAAGGATCCTGATAAACTCTTCCAATAGTTCTGTGTCTCTGATAATCACGCTCATTGGCAATGTTCACGCCATTAACCAGAACCTCTCCTTTATCAGCCTGAATAGAGCCACAGATAATATTCAGCATCGATGTTTTTCCCGAACCATTACTTCCAACAACCGCAACAAACTGTCCATCAGGAACCGTGAGGTTAAAATCATCAAAGAGGCACATCTCATTGACACTACCGGGATTATAATTTTTGTATATAGATTTAAGTTCCAGCATATCAGGCCTCCACTTTCCGTTTCCTGTCCCTTGTGATAATCAAAATTACCAGGAAAAGAACAGCTGTGATAAGCTTTAAGTCGGTTGACTGTAAGCCGCATTTAATGGCAATTGCCACGCATGCTTTATAAACAATGGCTCCGATGACAACGCTTGTTGTAATGTTGAAAAATTTAAGCTTTCCCAAAAGAGCTGTGCCGATTATAACACTTGCAAGTCCTATAACAGCAGTTCCCGTACCCATTGATACATCAAAATATCTCTGCTGCTGTGCATATATCGCACCGGAAAGCGCAACAAGTCCGTTTGCTATCGCAAGGCCTGTTATACGAACCTTGCCTCTGTCGACGCCCATTGATGTAACAAGAACATCGTTATCACCAACTGCCTGAAGCATAAGGCCGGAACGTGTTTTTAAATACCAATCCAGAATAAGCTTAACGACTATCGTAATTACAAGAAGAATTATAACTGACTGAAATTTATCAAGTCCCGGAACTGCGCCAAAAAGGGAATTCATGGACTTATTGTCGAAAATTGTATAGTAGTCATACATAGGAAGATTGGCTTTTCCGGCAATTCGTAAATTAATCGAGTATAAACCTGTCATCATAATTATACCCGCCAAAAGATCGCGAACCTTGAAAACCACATGGATAATACCTGTGCAGACACCCACAATACAACCTGCAGCAAAACATATAGGCAATGTAAGGATTGGAGCCACTCCCGCCCTTATCATGACTACGGCAAGGCAGATTCCGAAAGGAAAACCTCCGTCGACCGTCATATCAGGAAAATCAAGTATTTTATATGTGATATACATTCCGAGAGCCATGATTGCATAGCACAATCCCTGCTCCAATACACTTACTATCAGTGCCATAATTCCTCCAATTAATTAGCAGCAATACTGTCAAAGCTTTCAGCTGCACTTGAAACCAGTTCCTCATCAAGAGTCAACTCAATTTCTTCAGCAGCCTTTGTGTTTACATAAAGGCTGGGCTCATCAATTACTTCAAAAGGCATATCTGAAGCCTTGCTTTCTCCCTTAAGGACCTTAGCAGCCATCTCACCTGTCTGAATTCCGAGCTTAACATAATCAAGTCCCATAGCCGCAACACAGCCAACCTTTACCTGTTCAACCTCTGAACCAAACACAGGAATCTTCTGTTCCTTAGCATGGCTAAGTACTGTCTGAAGACCTGAAACCACAGTATTATCAGTAAGATTGTTGATGCAGTCAACCTTGGTTACAAGGTCTGCAGCAGCCATATCAAGATCAGCGAGTGTATTGATGCCGCTGTCTACGATTTCAAAACCATACTCAGCTGCATGCTCTTTATACTGAGCAATTGTGCTCTCAGAATTTGTCTCGCTTGTTGTGTAAAGGATACCAATCTTCTTGGCATCGGGAAGTATCTTACGAATCATCTCAAGCTGCTCTGTAACAGCAAGGGCATCGGAAGTTCCTGTAATATTGCCAACAGGTGTACCGTCTTCCTTGGCAAGTTCGGCAGCAACAGGATCTGAAACTGCTGAATATATAACGGGTACAGTTGTACCAAGTGCTGAATTGTAAGCACTCATAGCACTGGGTGTTGCAATACCGCAGATAAGATCTACTCCATCAGCTACGAAGGCATCTGAAATCTGGCTGGCAGTGCCTGTATCTGCCTGAGCATTCTGAAAATGAACAGTGAGGTTCTCCCCTTCAACAATGCCTTCATTTGCAAGTCCCTGAAGGAATCCCTCGCGGCAGTTATCAAGTGAGCCATGCTCAGCGAACTGAGAAATACCAATTATATATTCCTCTCCATCACTCTCTGTCTCAGTAGCAGCTTCTGTTGTCTCGCTATCTGCTTCCTCTGCCACTTCCTCAGAAGCTTCGGCATCCGCTTCCTCTGCGGGTTCCTCAGAAGCCTCTTCTACAGAATCCGCTTCATTTGCCTCTTCAGTTGTCTCCTCGACTGCATCTGTGCTCTGAGCTTCATTTGCATCATCTGCAGTCTTACGATTGTCTCCACAGCCGGTGACAGTCATCACCATCATGGATGCAGCTAAAATAGCTGCCAGCATTTTCTTTTTCATAATATCCTCCTCTTACAGTGCTAAACGCACTTCACTACTGTAAATTATCACAGCAAGTAACTGTATAATAATACACCAAAATATCCTATGGCGCAACGTCACGCCGTTGCCATTGCGATGTAAACTGATGCATTCAAAGTGTCCTTCTTTAACCATATGAAAAAGGCTGGATCATCAAAAATCCAGCCTTTTACTGATATAATGTATAGATTTGTCTTCTCAAAACAAACTACTTTTTCCTCTTATATATAGCATTGCCTGCTGTCACCGCTTTTTTAAGCTTTTTTACAACAGAACCAAATTTAGATGCACTTGAAGCTTTTATTGTAAACTTAGCCGAATCCTTTATTCCTTTGAATGCAGTCTTATGAATAGTTTTTACCGAATCACCCTCAAAAATCACATTACAGAGCTTATAGCAATTTCCAAATGCATTCTCCCCTATAGTAGTTACTGATTTTCCGATAGTAACTTTCCTTAATGCATTATCATTGAATAATGCTTCATTATCAATCCTTGTAACAATGTAAGATTTTCCCTTTATGGTTATGCAATCCGGAATTACTACTTGCATATATGACCGGGGAACACCTATAAGCTCTGCAGTCTTTTTTGACGTGATTCTATAAATATTCATATGACTTATAACGAAATCCCCAACTTTTACCTTCTTTATTGTTTTCTCATAATCTGTCTTACTGAATGACAAAGATGGAACGTGATTCTTTAAAATCTTAATATATTCCTTATTTAAACTATTTGTTCCGACCAAAAGATCACCCGTAGTATAATCTGTGACATACCACTTTTTACCAATCTGCATAATATTGAAAGCATGGCACATCTCATCTGCAACATCACTACCGGCTACAATGTAAGCATTAATACCTGCAAGCTCACAATAACGCTGAATTGTAGAAGCATATGTTGAGCAGCAATATCCTGTTCCATCTCCAAAAAGGCACCCATAAATTCCATTACAATTACGTTCGTAACCGGCATCCGACTCTTTTTCTTCAGGAACATTCTGATTCATCCAGTTAAATAAGTAGATAATCTTTTCCACATCACTTTTGCTCTGAACCTTTGAAAGAATTCCTCTAAGCTTGCTATCTGCTAAAGCAAGTTCAGCTGTATTATCACAATATTCAAAATCAATTTTGTAATAATAATATGAAGGATTCATAGGATCCTGTATTTTTCCGGAGCAGGATGGCCCCGAATAAACACTATAATCCCACGAATTATATACTCCACCTACATAACTATAATTAAAAAAATTGTAAATAGAACTATCGAGAT harbors:
- a CDS encoding ABC transporter substrate-binding protein, with protein sequence MKKKMLAAILAASMMVMTVTGCGDNRKTADDANEAQSTDAVEETTEEANEADSVEEASEEPAEEADAEASEEVAEEADSETTEAATETESDGEEYIIGISQFAEHGSLDNCREGFLQGLANEGIVEGENLTVHFQNAQADTGTASQISDAFVADGVDLICGIATPSAMSAYNSALGTTVPVIYSAVSDPVAAELAKEDGTPVGNITGTSDALAVTEQLEMIRKILPDAKKIGILYTTSETNSESTIAQYKEHAAEYGFEIVDSGINTLADLDMAAADLVTKVDCINNLTDNTVVSGLQTVLSHAKEQKIPVFGSEVEQVKVGCVAAMGLDYVKLGIQTGEMAAKVLKGESKASDMPFEVIDEPSLYVNTKAAEEIELTLDEELVSSAAESFDSIAAN
- a CDS encoding ABC transporter permease; the protein is MALIVSVLEQGLCYAIMALGMYITYKILDFPDMTVDGGFPFGICLAVVMIRAGVAPILTLPICFAAGCIVGVCTGIIHVVFKVRDLLAGIIMMTGLYSINLRIAGKANLPMYDYYTIFDNKSMNSLFGAVPGLDKFQSVIILLVITIVVKLILDWYLKTRSGLMLQAVGDNDVLVTSMGVDRGKVRITGLAIANGLVALSGAIYAQQQRYFDVSMGTGTAVIGLASVIIGTALLGKLKFFNITTSVVIGAIVYKACVAIAIKCGLQSTDLKLITAVLFLVILIITRDRKRKVEA
- a CDS encoding ABC transporter ATP-binding protein is translated as MLELKSIYKNYNPGSVNEMCLFDDFNLTVPDGQFVAVVGSNGSGKTSMLNIICGSIQADKGEVLVNGVNIANERDYQRHRTIGRVYQDPSKGTCPSMNILENMSIADNKGKIFGLQPGVNHKRKDYYRELLKSLGLGLEDKLYTKVGSLSGGQRQAVALLMSTMTPLEFLILDEHTAALDPKTADIIMELTEKIVREKKVTTIMVTHNLRYATQYGDRLLMMHEGSVILDKSGEDKKKMNPEQIMHLFNEISVECGN
- a CDS encoding leucine-rich repeat protein; translation: MKKVITRFAQFLCIVSMLFLIDIVRVKAYSGGYETTFDTSRYIDVHSTQEVVSALLDARSKLQEIVVIRANPNQVKIESDRPGFSDLDSSIYNFFNYSYVGGVYNSWDYSVYSGPSCSGKIQDPMNPSYYYYKIDFEYCDNTAELALADSKLRGILSKVQSKSDVEKIIYLFNWMNQNVPEEKESDAGYERNCNGIYGCLFGDGTGYCCSTYASTIQRYCELAGINAYIVAGSDVADEMCHAFNIMQIGKKWYVTDYTTGDLLVGTNSLNKEYIKILKNHVPSLSFSKTDYEKTIKKVKVGDFVISHMNIYRITSKKTAELIGVPRSYMQVVIPDCITIKGKSYIVTRIDNEALFNDNALRKVTIGKSVTTIGENAFGNCYKLCNVIFEGDSVKTIHKTAFKGIKDSAKFTIKASSASKFGSVVKKLKKAVTAGNAIYKRKK
- a CDS encoding aspartate carbamoyltransferase regulatory subunit codes for the protein MLNVGKIEEGFVLDHIKAGRSMQIYHHLGLDKLDCTVAIIKNAKSNVMGKKDILKVECDIDTLNLDVLAFIDHSITVNVIKEGEIVEKRALFLPHEISNVIKCHNPRCITSIEQGLPHIFYLADEEKEIYRCKYCDEKYTEGDKR